Within Desulfobacter sp., the genomic segment ACGACAGGAGCCAGGCCGAAACTGGAAGCATTTCTGCATTCCCCTCGAATCCGCTCGACATGCCCACATCCACATTCGAGGCCAATTTGAAGCGCCGCCAGGAAAACCACCAGAAGCTGATTCAATGGATTAGGGAGCGCTTGGAGCCAGACGTAGACTACGGGCGGGTGCATGTTGTTGAACATTGCAAATATGCCAGGGCCGGTATTGTTCACCAGTGCCGAGACTTAAGCCATTACTCAGGCCTGATGCTCTGGAAAGCTGGTGCTGAGAAGGTTCTCGGTGTGATGGGCCTTACTGCCCATTTCCCTAATCTTCATCAATACGAGATGGCATGTGTGCATAAACAGGAAATCATCCAGGTGCTGCTGAGATGTGAGCTGAGAACTTTAAACGGGAAAGTGGTCGCAGAAGGCAGCGGCGGCAGGCACATACGTCAGGATAACTGGAACCTGAACACCAGTATCAAGATGGCCAGTAAATCTGCTCTCATAGACGCAACAGTACGTGTGGCGGGGCTTACAGGGATCTTCATCAAAACCCACCGGCATACAGTCAGAAACAATGTACCCGGTATGTCAGATTGTCCAAATTACAATCTTCCTTCAGGGGCAGCTCGTCACGGCCCTATTCCCGAAGATAAACCGATCAGTCAGAAACAAAAGGATCTTATCTTTCGGTTGTCCGGCACCAAAGGGCTAACCACAGAAGGTCTGAACCAGTTAACCAAAGACCGTTTCAGCAAATCACTGGATGACCTTAACCGTGTTGAGGCGTCTACTTTTATCCAATATTTCAACGGCTGAAACCAGCCACAACATAAGGAGAATTATCATGAGAAACACACCAACCGAGGCACAACTGGCAACCATCCCTGAACTGTATGCAACGGAACACATCCCCATCGAAGATAAGATTGTTCAGGCGCATTTCTACATCGGGCAATCGCACTGGTTCATCGTTGAATATGACCAGGTCGATACTATGTTCGGATTCTGTATTTTGAACGGAGACCTTGAAATGGCCGAATGGGGGTATGTTAGCTATCAGCAGCTGAAATCCATAAGCATCTTGGATGTTTTCCAGGTTGAGTACGATCTTTTGTGGGAGCCGAAACCCGACAGTGAAGTTGAATTGATCAGGAGGGCCAGGTTCTATGCATAGAGTTCACAATTACAGCGTCAGCAAAGAAGATTTCGAGGCGATGCTCAATGCCAAACGATTTAATCCGTGCCTTGAAATCACCTTCAGAGATCGTTCAGGGCAACACACTCATAAGCTGAATGTCGGCTATGGAGATAAACTGGATGTTTATCGGGAAGGGCCGGAAACCTATGTCCTGTCACGTAATTATAGCCTTTGGTATGTGGGCTTAGAAATCTTTCAAGGGGCTGATAAAACCGGTGAAATCTTTCTGGACGAGCACCAAGTCAAAGAGACCCTCGAACGCGGCGATTTAGCCCCTTTTAACGCCATTAAACGGCTGAGGGAACACATGCTTTAATCCAAATAAACAACCCATAAATCAAACATTAGAGGCCTTACTGGGCATTCCAGTTAAGGTCTTTTTTTATGCCTAAATCAAGGAGGAACCAATGGCAATCGCGACAAAATCATTTGACCAAAGATGCCGTCAACACATGGCTGAACAGGGCATCACCAGCAAGGAAAAACTGCAGCACAAGCTTCAATCCATTTTTGAGGAAGCGGATCACCAGGAGGCTGCTTTAATAGGCCTGTATAAGATGCTGATACCTGACTGGGATAAACTGGACCGCTTGGAAGGCTTTCCCATTATCGGCCAGGAAATGTGGCGGTACATCGGCAATCTCTTTATTCATTACGATCAGGAACATCATCCCAAGGTCTTTAACGGCGGGCTTTGGCTGAATAACGG encodes:
- a CDS encoding DUF2958 domain-containing protein, with amino-acid sequence MRNTPTEAQLATIPELYATEHIPIEDKIVQAHFYIGQSHWFIVEYDQVDTMFGFCILNGDLEMAEWGYVSYQQLKSISILDVFQVEYDLLWEPKPDSEVELIRRARFYA